One window from the genome of Engraulis encrasicolus isolate BLACKSEA-1 chromosome 16, IST_EnEncr_1.0, whole genome shotgun sequence encodes:
- the LOC134466347 gene encoding M1-specific T cell receptor alpha chain-like: MKESGLCRIGICLVITGSVTTGYKFIFGNGTKLTVQPKEPADPKYYELQKNETKACLATDFSSHNATDGKAPFMDHMKLEATRVEGDKHFSKAVIVPEGYSCPTSGSVQKCTAEDGYEPDAKMNFLSLSVLCLRILFLKTIVFNVLMTIRVFMR; this comes from the exons ATGAAGGAATCTGGATTATGCAGGATAGGAATTTGTTTGGTGATCACTGGCAGTGTGACTACAGGTTATAAATTCATCTTTGGGAATGGTACCAAACTCACTGTACAACCAA AAGAACCAGCTGATCCGAAGTACTATGAGCtccaaaaaaatgaaacaaaagcctgCCTGGCCACCGACTTCAGTTCACACAATGCAACGGACGGCAAGGCACCTTTCATGGACCACATGAAATTGGAGGCTACCCGTGTTGAAGGTGACAAACACTTCAGCAAAGCAGTCATCGTGCCAGAAGGTTACAGCTGTCCCACATCAG GATCAGTTCAGAAGTGCACAGCCGAAGATGGATATGAACCAG aTGCAAAAATGAACTTTTTGTCTCTGAGTGTTCTGTGTCTACGCATCCTCTTCCTGAAAACCATTGTGTTCAATGTCTTGATGACCATCCGGGTCTTTATGAG ATAA